In Sphaerodactylus townsendi isolate TG3544 linkage group LG13, MPM_Stown_v2.3, whole genome shotgun sequence, one DNA window encodes the following:
- the LOC125443160 gene encoding hydroxysteroid 11-beta-dehydrogenase 1-like protein B: MAVLKILVPLLIGLGAYYFYSPESFSAEMVKGKRVLVTGSSTGIGEQIAYEFARMGANLVVTARRENLLEKVVQKCLKLGASSAQYVVADMSNLTSAQEVIEETKSKLGGLDYLVLNHVGGVVGFHLFKGDMEIVKQSLTVNFLSYIQLTSSALEMLQESEGSIIVISSMTGRIGSPFNTEYSAAKFALEGFYSALRTEMRLRKINLYVTVAVLGYIDTENAMKAVGDRMSLVPSSKEECAQKIVRGGVLRHREVIFPYWSQKFVLLLRDWMPNLVDQLIGKSYKVENIH, encoded by the exons ATGGCTGTCCTCAAGATCCTTGTGCCTCTCCTCATTGGCCTTGGTGCTTACTATTTCTATAGCCCAGAATCCTTCTCTGCAG AAATGGTGAAAGGAAAGCGTGTCCTGGTGACAGGGTCAAGCACGGGGATTGGGGAACAAATCGCTTATGAGTTTGCACGGATGGGGGCTAACCTAGTGGTAACAGCAAGGAGGGAGAACCTGCTTGAGAAG GTGGTCCAGAAATGTCTGAAATTGGGGGCCAGCTCTGCACAGTATGTTGTGGCTGACATGAGCAATTTGACTTCTGCCCAGGAAGTCATTGAAGAAACCAAGAGCAAACTAG GAGGCCTGGACTACTTAGTACTAAATCATGTTGGAGGAGTTGTTGGGTTTCATCTATTCAAAGGAGATATGGAAATTGTGAAGCAATCCCTGACTGTCAACTTTCTCAGCTATATCCAGCTAACATCTTCTGCGCTAGAAATGTTACAGGAGTCTGAAGGAAGCATCATTGTTATATCTTCCATGACTG GCCGTATTGGGTCCCCATTCAACACTGAATATTCCGCTGCCAAATTTGCACTGGAGGGCTTCTATAGTGCCCTTCGCACTGAGATGCGCCTTCGGAAGATCAATctgtatgtcacagttgctgtgcTGGGGTACATTGACACAG AGAATGCCATGAAAGCAGTCGGTGACAGGATGTCCTTGGTACCAAGTTCCAAAGAAGAGTGTGCTCAGAAGATAGTGCGGGGAGGTGTGCTGAGACATCGGGAAGTTATCTTTCCTTACTGGAGTCAGAAATTCGTCTTGTTGTTGAGAGACTGGATGCCAAACCTGGTGGACCAACTAATTGGAAAATCCTACAAAGTTGAAAATATCCACTAA